Proteins from a single region of Trichoplusia ni isolate ovarian cell line Hi5 chromosome 3, tn1, whole genome shotgun sequence:
- the LOC113508784 gene encoding solute carrier family 25 member 35-like isoform X1, whose product MDFIIGGLAGVGATIFTNPMDVVKTRLQLQGELRARSEHMTRYRGIFHALFVIAKTDGVLALQKGLAPAMVLGFTMNSVRLGMYHTAEVNGWTKNKDGELRIDKAMVCAAASGIVSGITGNPASVVKTRIQAAAHPSIAVGRQHRYNGMCDGIATIYKTEGLRGFFAGVNATCTRLAVGSAAQLTTFSTAKEVLLAHNICKNSQLGLAFGASAISGVVVAVIICPFDVCTVRLYNQGSAASSTALYTGVVDCLRKIYRIEGLHGLYKGIGPLYLRIAPHTTLSLVIWDMLNNLLLSSKKVPVV is encoded by the exons ATGGACTTTATAATCGGTGGCCTCGCCGGCGTAGGCGCAACAATTTTCACGAACCCCATGGACGTCGTGAAGACCCGGCTACAGCTGCAGGgcgagctgcgcgcgcgcagcgaACACATGACGCGATACCGCGGGATCTTCCACGCGCTATTCGTGATCGCCAAGACTGACGGAGTACTGGCTCTGCAAAAGGGTCTAGCACCAGCTATGGTGCTTGGATTCACTATGAATTCAGTGAG GCTAGGAATGTACCACACAGCCGAAGTGAATGGCTGGACTAAAAACAAAGATGGCGAACTCAGAATAGACAAAGCAATGGTCTGTGCTGCCGCCAGTGGGATCGTCAGCGGTATAACTGGGAACCCAGCGTCAGTGGTGAAGACAAGGATACAGGCCGCCGCACATCCCAGTATAGCCGTGGGGAGACAGCACAGATATAACG GAATGTGTGACGGTATCGCCACAATCTACAAGACTGAGGGTTTGCGCGGGTTCTTCGCGGGAGTGAACGCGACTTGCACACGGCTCGCGGTTGGGAGCGCTGCACAACTCACTACCTTCTCAAC AGCCAAAGAAGTGTTGCTGGCACACAACATTTGCAAAAACTCTCAATTGGGGCTTGCATTCGGCGCGAGCGCAATAAGCGGAGTGGTGGTGGCCGTGATCATATGCCCCTTCGACGTGTGCACCGTCCGCTTGTACAACCAGG gtTCAGCAGCCAGCAGCACCGCCCTATACACGGGAGTCGTCGACTGCCTCAGAAAAATATACAGAATCGAGGGTCTGCACGGTCTCTACAAGGGCATAGGACCTCTTTACCTAAGGATAGCCCCTCACACGACCCTCTCCCTGGTCATATGGGACATGCTCAACAATTTACTACTAAGCAGTAAAAAAGTACcagtcgtttaa
- the LOC113508784 gene encoding solute carrier family 25 member 35-like isoform X2 translates to MDFIIGGLAGVGATIFTNPMDVVKTRLQLQGELRARSEHMTRYRGIFHALFVIAKTDGVLALQKGLAPAMVLGFTMNSVRLGMYHTAEVNGWTKNKDGELRIDKAMVCAAASGIVSGITGNPASVVKTRIQAAAHPSIAVGRQHRYNGMCDGIATIYKTEGLRGFFAGVNATCTRLAVGSAAQLTTFSTFKECLLARGYLVESPLTLSFVASVVCGVVVICIETPLDVVNTRLYNQGSAASSTALYTGVVDCLRKIYRIEGLHGLYKGIGPLYLRIAPHTTLSLVIWDMLNNLLLSSKKVPVV, encoded by the exons ATGGACTTTATAATCGGTGGCCTCGCCGGCGTAGGCGCAACAATTTTCACGAACCCCATGGACGTCGTGAAGACCCGGCTACAGCTGCAGGgcgagctgcgcgcgcgcagcgaACACATGACGCGATACCGCGGGATCTTCCACGCGCTATTCGTGATCGCCAAGACTGACGGAGTACTGGCTCTGCAAAAGGGTCTAGCACCAGCTATGGTGCTTGGATTCACTATGAATTCAGTGAG GCTAGGAATGTACCACACAGCCGAAGTGAATGGCTGGACTAAAAACAAAGATGGCGAACTCAGAATAGACAAAGCAATGGTCTGTGCTGCCGCCAGTGGGATCGTCAGCGGTATAACTGGGAACCCAGCGTCAGTGGTGAAGACAAGGATACAGGCCGCCGCACATCCCAGTATAGCCGTGGGGAGACAGCACAGATATAACG GAATGTGTGACGGTATCGCCACAATCTACAAGACTGAGGGTTTGCGCGGGTTCTTCGCGGGAGTGAACGCGACTTGCACACGGCTCGCGGTTGGGAGCGCTGCACAACTCACTACCTTCTCAAC ATTCAAGGAATGTCTGCTTGCTCGAGGGTATCTCGTGGAGTCTCCCCTGACTCTGTCGTTCGTGGCCAGCGTCGTGTGCGGGGTCGTGGTTATCTGTATCGAAACCCCTCTGGATGTTGTGAATACTCGGCTTTATAATCAGG gtTCAGCAGCCAGCAGCACCGCCCTATACACGGGAGTCGTCGACTGCCTCAGAAAAATATACAGAATCGAGGGTCTGCACGGTCTCTACAAGGGCATAGGACCTCTTTACCTAAGGATAGCCCCTCACACGACCCTCTCCCTGGTCATATGGGACATGCTCAACAATTTACTACTAAGCAGTAAAAAAGTACcagtcgtttaa